A genomic region of Microbacterium schleiferi contains the following coding sequences:
- a CDS encoding ABC transporter permease produces MSALATSVEPAAFSVRRTRTSLAWLRERGMGASILVAAISTVFGVVLIATTDFLAAMLRADPYIGDSGTLAFVLGFLTLLLVALAVYVAGIVTANTFATVVAGRARQIALLRLIGASARSQRARVATQGLVVGIVGAVAGTVLGIVVSAAGAQIAIVRLGLDAVHVAPVTVSMLLPGLIVALTTWLSAWIGSRRVLEVTPLQAVSGSVPLAADEVAARRGRHVVAGILFALGAVALAAGILLGLVSPLGVVVAFFGGVLSFTGITMAAPLVMPPALRLVGRAFGRSAPARLAVQNAYRNPERAARTSIGIVIGVTLVTMFAVAIESVKAVLTANAGGTLEPELASIMDTFAAIMMGLVAISAVIAGVGLVNLLTLGIIQRTRELGLLRALGVSIAQIRRMVLLEAVHVTVTSTLLGVLLGIAYGWAGAQSLLGSVPTSPDGLLRAGIVWPAVPLGPLVVIIAATAVLTVVASVTPTRLATRVAPVAALSE; encoded by the coding sequence ATGAGTGCCCTCGCGACATCCGTCGAGCCTGCGGCCTTCAGCGTGCGCCGAACACGCACCAGTCTCGCGTGGCTGCGCGAGCGCGGGATGGGGGCCAGCATCCTGGTCGCGGCGATCTCGACGGTGTTCGGGGTCGTCCTCATCGCCACGACCGACTTTCTGGCGGCGATGCTGCGCGCAGATCCCTACATCGGGGACAGCGGAACCCTCGCTTTCGTCCTCGGGTTCCTCACGCTGCTGCTCGTCGCGCTCGCGGTCTATGTCGCCGGCATCGTCACGGCCAATACGTTCGCGACTGTCGTCGCGGGGCGTGCCCGCCAGATCGCGCTTCTGCGACTGATCGGCGCCTCGGCGCGCTCACAACGCGCGCGGGTCGCCACGCAAGGCCTGGTCGTCGGCATCGTCGGCGCGGTGGCCGGCACGGTTCTGGGTATCGTCGTCTCTGCCGCCGGAGCGCAGATCGCGATCGTTCGACTCGGGCTGGATGCCGTGCATGTCGCTCCCGTCACGGTCTCGATGCTGCTTCCCGGCCTGATCGTGGCGCTCACGACCTGGCTTTCAGCGTGGATCGGCTCCCGGCGGGTTCTCGAGGTCACACCGCTTCAGGCCGTGTCGGGCTCGGTCCCGCTTGCAGCCGACGAGGTCGCCGCGCGTCGGGGCAGGCACGTGGTCGCCGGCATCCTGTTCGCCCTCGGGGCAGTTGCGCTTGCTGCGGGCATCTTGCTGGGTCTTGTCTCGCCGCTCGGCGTCGTTGTGGCCTTCTTCGGTGGGGTCCTCTCGTTCACCGGCATCACGATGGCAGCCCCGCTGGTCATGCCGCCGGCGCTGCGTCTGGTCGGACGCGCGTTCGGTCGGTCAGCTCCCGCCCGGCTCGCGGTGCAGAACGCCTACCGGAATCCGGAGCGCGCCGCCCGGACATCGATCGGCATCGTCATCGGTGTGACGCTCGTGACGATGTTCGCCGTGGCGATCGAGTCGGTGAAGGCGGTGCTCACGGCCAACGCGGGAGGCACGCTCGAGCCGGAGCTGGCCAGCATCATGGACACCTTCGCCGCGATCATGATGGGGCTCGTCGCGATCTCGGCGGTCATCGCGGGAGTCGGGCTCGTGAACCTCCTGACGCTCGGGATCATCCAGCGCACCCGGGAACTGGGGCTCCTGCGTGCCCTCGGGGTCTCGATCGCGCAGATCCGCCGGATGGTGCTGCTCGAAGCGGTCCACGTGACGGTGACCTCGACCCTGCTGGGCGTTCTGCTGGGCATCGCGTACGGCTGGGCGGGAGCCCAGTCGCTGCTGGGCAGCGTTCCCACGAGCCCCGACGGTCTCCTGCGCGCCGGCATCGTGTGGCCGGCGGTGCCGCTCGGGCCGCTCGTGGTGATCATTGCGGCAACGGCGGTGCTCACGGTTGTGGCATCGGTGACGCCCACACGTCTTGCCACGCGGGTCGCTCCCGTGGCGGCGCTGAGCGAGTAG
- a CDS encoding ABC transporter ATP-binding protein: protein MSTPSTAPETPAVLARDVGKVFPTSGGDVTALTGVDLDVAPGEFVSLIGPSGCGKSTLLRLIADLDEATTGTLQLFGKPAHLARIDQDYGIAFQQAGLLPWRTVAGNIALPLELHGTAKPSREARVKDLAELVGLSDFIDRYPDQLSGGMQQRVAIARALAARPRLLLMDEPFGALDEMTREYLQSELTRIAAETGAAVVFVTHSIPEAVFLSDRVVVMSPRPGRITEIVAIGLGQTRDDELRESPAYFERVTAVREALHGTAVERANER, encoded by the coding sequence ATGAGTACGCCGTCGACTGCGCCAGAGACACCCGCCGTCCTCGCCCGCGACGTGGGGAAGGTTTTCCCAACGTCAGGTGGAGACGTCACCGCACTCACAGGGGTCGACCTGGATGTCGCGCCGGGTGAGTTCGTCTCACTCATCGGACCGTCGGGATGCGGTAAGTCGACGCTGCTGCGTCTGATCGCCGATCTGGACGAGGCGACAACGGGCACGTTACAGCTCTTCGGTAAACCCGCCCACCTAGCCCGGATCGATCAGGACTACGGCATCGCGTTCCAGCAGGCGGGACTGCTGCCCTGGCGCACGGTGGCGGGCAACATCGCGCTCCCTCTCGAACTGCACGGAACAGCCAAGCCCTCCCGCGAAGCGCGGGTCAAGGACCTTGCCGAGTTGGTCGGGCTCTCAGACTTCATTGATCGCTACCCCGATCAGCTCTCGGGCGGGATGCAGCAGCGTGTCGCCATCGCGCGAGCACTGGCTGCCCGCCCGCGGCTCCTCCTGATGGATGAGCCGTTCGGGGCGCTCGACGAGATGACCCGGGAGTACCTGCAGTCCGAGCTCACGCGCATTGCTGCTGAAACCGGCGCGGCCGTCGTGTTCGTCACCCACTCGATTCCCGAGGCCGTCTTTCTCTCGGACCGGGTTGTGGTGATGAGCCCTCGACCGGGGCGCATCACCGAGATCGTCGCGATCGGGCTCGGTCAGACGCGAGACGACGAGCTGCGCGAGTCGCCCGCGTACTTCGAGCGCGTCACGGCAGTGCGTGAAGCGCTGCACGGGACCGCGGTCGAGAGAGCGAACGAGAGATGA
- a CDS encoding sensor histidine kinase encodes MKRPAIFRELLPYQVATDVTVAGVFGLVCLPIELTGAGWAPEAALTTVIMCLLFASALAVRRLSPLLALGAAWIAAIAQMLLLRPPSFVDVAIFAVLYATAAYGTVVVYWLGFASAIVGATVITGYLFGAQLLSVDSWSLLPLAAAVLVAAGFALLLAWTVGALVRTSLRAQRTQRERERAERERIEEQERGRIARDMHDVVGHSLAVIIAQADGARYAADTEPRAAQDALATISTAARSALADVRLLLAQLRHSEGRAPQPMLNDLEGLYAQVRAAGLAVRVDVEPMPPATVPAAVQLAVYRVLQEALTNAIRHGNGDIDVTMRWLPDRLHLWVSNPVGPPTVDDGAHPTEPIEVRHGIVGMRERARLVGGAVEAGMVGEAWILRATFPIPGGPGTGMAAGAGATAV; translated from the coding sequence GTGAAGCGCCCCGCCATTTTTCGCGAGCTTTTGCCCTACCAGGTGGCGACCGATGTCACCGTCGCCGGGGTGTTCGGGCTGGTCTGCCTCCCCATCGAGCTGACGGGCGCTGGCTGGGCACCCGAGGCCGCGTTGACGACCGTCATCATGTGTTTGCTCTTCGCGAGCGCGCTCGCGGTGCGCCGGCTCTCGCCGCTGCTCGCGCTCGGGGCGGCGTGGATCGCGGCGATCGCGCAGATGCTCCTGCTGCGTCCCCCCTCCTTCGTCGATGTCGCGATCTTCGCTGTGCTGTATGCGACGGCGGCCTACGGCACGGTGGTCGTGTATTGGCTCGGATTCGCGTCGGCGATCGTCGGGGCCACCGTCATCACGGGGTACCTCTTCGGCGCGCAACTGCTGAGCGTCGACTCGTGGAGCCTGCTTCCGCTGGCCGCTGCCGTCCTCGTCGCGGCGGGCTTTGCGCTGCTGCTGGCGTGGACGGTGGGAGCTCTTGTGCGAACGTCGCTGCGTGCGCAGCGCACACAGCGCGAGCGCGAGCGCGCCGAGCGGGAACGCATCGAGGAGCAGGAGCGTGGCCGCATCGCCCGCGACATGCACGACGTCGTCGGTCATTCGCTCGCCGTCATCATCGCCCAGGCCGACGGGGCCCGGTATGCCGCCGACACCGAACCGCGGGCGGCGCAGGACGCTCTCGCGACGATCTCGACCGCAGCGCGCAGTGCGCTCGCGGACGTCCGGCTGCTTCTCGCGCAGTTGCGTCACAGCGAAGGGCGAGCCCCGCAGCCGATGCTGAACGACCTGGAGGGCCTGTACGCGCAGGTGCGCGCTGCCGGACTCGCGGTGCGGGTGGATGTCGAGCCGATGCCTCCCGCGACCGTGCCGGCGGCCGTGCAGTTGGCGGTCTACCGGGTGCTGCAGGAGGCGCTCACCAACGCCATCCGTCATGGCAACGGAGACATCGATGTCACGATGCGGTGGCTTCCCGACCGGTTGCACCTGTGGGTATCGAATCCGGTAGGCCCGCCTACGGTGGATGATGGCGCCCACCCCACCGAGCCGATCGAGGTGCGTCACGGTATCGTCGGCATGCGCGAGCGGGCGCGGCTCGTGGGTGGCGCAGTGGAGGCGGGAATGGTCGGTGAGGCGTGGATTCTGCGCGCCACGTTCCCCATCCCCGGGGGCCCCGGGACCGGAATGGCGGCGGGCGCTGGGGCGACCGCCGTATGA
- a CDS encoding response regulator, producing the protein MSDPAVIRVALVDDQALFRAGIRMVIDSQRDMAVVGEAGDGLAALSVVRDTHPDVVLMDIRMPVMDGIEATAQLLQDPGAPRIVMLTTFDLDEAAARAIRGGASGFLLKDAEPEFVLAAIRSVHAGSAVIAATATAQLFAHFRDERTLPVPRAFGDLTEREREIFAQAARGLSNAEIATREYLSEATVKTHISRILGKLGLRDRVQLVVFAYEHGLV; encoded by the coding sequence ATGAGCGATCCTGCCGTCATCCGGGTTGCGCTCGTCGACGATCAGGCGCTCTTCCGAGCCGGCATCCGGATGGTGATCGACTCGCAGCGCGATATGGCGGTCGTGGGGGAAGCGGGGGACGGCCTGGCCGCGCTATCGGTGGTGCGGGATACCCATCCGGACGTCGTTCTCATGGACATTCGGATGCCGGTCATGGACGGCATTGAGGCGACGGCGCAGCTGCTGCAGGACCCGGGGGCGCCTCGCATCGTGATGCTCACGACCTTCGACCTCGACGAGGCGGCGGCCCGCGCGATCCGTGGTGGTGCGAGCGGGTTTCTGCTCAAGGACGCGGAACCCGAGTTCGTCCTCGCGGCGATCCGCAGCGTTCATGCCGGGTCGGCGGTCATCGCCGCGACGGCCACCGCGCAGCTGTTCGCGCACTTCCGCGACGAACGGACACTCCCCGTGCCGCGCGCGTTCGGCGACTTGACCGAGCGGGAGCGGGAGATCTTCGCCCAGGCGGCCCGGGGTCTGTCCAACGCCGAGATCGCCACCCGCGAGTACCTCTCGGAGGCGACCGTGAAGACGCACATCAGCCGCATCCTCGGCAAGCTCGGCCTGCGTGATCGCGTCCAACTCGTCGTTTTCGCCTACGAGCACGGCCTGGTCTGA
- the hydA gene encoding dihydropyrimidinase: MSTTLITGGTVVSATGRAAADVLIDGEKIVAVLAPGSELLGTNLAASVDTVVDATGKYVIPGGIDAHTHMQLPFGGTFASDTFETGTRAAAWGGTTTIVDFAVQTYGTKVPDGLAAWHELAAGNCAIDYGFHQIVGGIDDESLAFLPTLVDEGITSYKLFMAYPGVFYSDDAQILKAMQVAADTGLLTMMHAENGPVIDVLAQQLVDAGKTSPYFHGKARVWQAEEEATHRAIMLSNITGAPLYVVHVSAKQAVEQLAAARDNGFNVFGETCPQYLYLSLEEQLGASSEQWGDFEGAKWVCSTPLRSREEGHQDHMWQALRTNDLQMVSTDHCPFCMKDQKTLGLEDFRKIPNGIGSVEHRMDLMYQGVVTGEITLERWVELTSTTPARMFGMYGKKGVIQPGADADIVVYDPNGHTSIGYERTHHMNMDHSAWEGFEIDGHVDTVISKGKVIVDDGQYLGRKGDGSFVKRGLSQYLV, encoded by the coding sequence ATGAGCACCACGCTGATTACCGGCGGCACCGTCGTCTCGGCCACTGGCCGGGCAGCCGCCGACGTCCTCATCGACGGAGAGAAGATCGTCGCGGTTCTCGCGCCGGGCTCAGAACTGCTCGGGACGAACCTGGCGGCATCCGTCGACACCGTCGTCGACGCGACGGGCAAGTACGTCATCCCCGGCGGCATCGACGCCCACACCCACATGCAGCTGCCCTTCGGCGGCACGTTCGCGAGCGACACGTTCGAGACCGGCACGCGCGCCGCCGCGTGGGGCGGCACGACGACGATCGTGGACTTCGCCGTGCAGACCTACGGCACGAAGGTGCCCGACGGCCTCGCCGCGTGGCATGAGCTTGCCGCGGGAAACTGCGCGATCGACTACGGCTTCCACCAGATCGTTGGGGGCATCGACGATGAGTCGCTCGCGTTCTTGCCGACCCTCGTCGACGAGGGGATCACGAGCTACAAGCTGTTCATGGCCTACCCCGGCGTCTTCTATTCGGATGACGCCCAGATCCTGAAGGCGATGCAGGTCGCCGCCGACACCGGTCTGCTCACGATGATGCACGCCGAGAACGGGCCCGTCATCGACGTCCTCGCCCAGCAACTGGTCGACGCCGGCAAGACCTCTCCGTACTTCCACGGTAAGGCCCGCGTATGGCAGGCCGAGGAGGAGGCCACGCACCGCGCGATCATGCTCTCGAACATCACCGGAGCGCCGCTGTACGTCGTGCACGTCTCTGCGAAACAAGCTGTCGAGCAGCTCGCCGCCGCCCGTGACAACGGGTTCAACGTGTTCGGCGAGACCTGCCCGCAGTATCTCTACCTTTCGCTGGAAGAGCAGTTGGGCGCCTCCAGCGAGCAGTGGGGCGACTTCGAGGGCGCCAAGTGGGTGTGCTCGACGCCGCTGCGCTCGCGCGAGGAAGGCCACCAGGACCACATGTGGCAGGCGCTGCGGACGAACGATCTGCAGATGGTCTCCACCGACCACTGCCCGTTCTGCATGAAGGACCAGAAGACCCTGGGGCTGGAGGATTTCCGCAAGATCCCCAACGGCATCGGCTCGGTCGAGCACCGCATGGACCTCATGTACCAGGGCGTCGTCACCGGCGAGATCACCCTCGAACGCTGGGTCGAGCTGACCAGCACGACGCCGGCGCGCATGTTCGGGATGTACGGCAAGAAGGGCGTCATCCAGCCGGGGGCGGATGCCGACATCGTCGTCTACGACCCGAACGGGCACACCTCGATCGGCTACGAGCGGACCCACCACATGAACATGGATCACTCGGCCTGGGAGGGTTTCGAGATCGACGGGCACGTGGACACCGTGATCTCCAAGGGCAAGGTCATCGTTGACGACGGTCAGTACCTCGGCCGCAAGGGCGATGGCAGCTTCGTCAAGCGCGGCCTGAGTCAGTACCTGGTGTGA
- a CDS encoding NAD(P)/FAD-dependent oxidoreductase yields the protein MCTPGHATDASEQLDAAIERARAGERLRFVVGVGHGQCTCEGAAFEYAFNVEQKLTQAGVRENTELVYLSNEPELGDFGVGGMSFRTKGGDIPGQQWMSSLFRERGIRAITRAAVTAVEPQTIRYVQEDGSPQALDFDFAMLLPPFRGVALTAYDRDGYDVSDRFFAPSGFMKVDADYSPKPYAQWSAKDWPTTYQVPGYPTMFAVGIAFAPPHAISQPLSTPEGVAIAPAPPRTGMPSGAMGKAAALNIAEMIRTGTSIARHGASMAELPAACIASTGTGFARGSAVAMTMTPIVPDFEARPTSHGRDPDHTTGEVGLAAHWLKRMLHTAFLYKAKAYPLWYLIPE from the coding sequence GTGTGCACCCCGGGGCACGCCACCGACGCATCCGAGCAGCTCGACGCTGCCATCGAGCGCGCCCGGGCTGGAGAACGGCTGCGCTTCGTCGTCGGTGTCGGGCACGGACAGTGCACCTGCGAGGGCGCGGCGTTCGAGTACGCGTTCAATGTCGAGCAGAAGCTCACGCAGGCCGGTGTGCGCGAGAACACCGAGCTGGTCTACCTCAGCAACGAGCCCGAACTCGGCGACTTCGGCGTCGGCGGCATGTCGTTTCGCACCAAGGGCGGCGACATACCAGGCCAGCAGTGGATGTCGAGCTTGTTCCGCGAGCGCGGCATCCGTGCAATCACCCGCGCTGCCGTGACCGCGGTCGAGCCCCAGACGATCCGCTACGTGCAGGAGGACGGTTCGCCGCAGGCGCTTGATTTCGACTTCGCGATGCTCCTGCCGCCGTTTCGCGGAGTCGCGCTGACCGCGTACGACCGCGACGGCTACGACGTCTCGGATCGGTTCTTCGCCCCGAGCGGGTTCATGAAGGTCGACGCCGATTACTCGCCGAAGCCGTACGCGCAGTGGTCCGCGAAAGACTGGCCGACCACCTACCAGGTGCCCGGATACCCGACCATGTTCGCCGTCGGGATCGCCTTCGCTCCCCCACACGCGATCTCGCAGCCGCTGTCGACACCCGAGGGTGTCGCTATCGCGCCCGCGCCACCGCGGACGGGAATGCCCTCGGGCGCGATGGGTAAGGCCGCCGCGCTGAACATCGCCGAGATGATCAGGACGGGCACGAGCATCGCCCGCCACGGCGCATCGATGGCGGAGCTGCCGGCCGCGTGCATCGCCTCGACCGGAACCGGGTTTGCCCGGGGAAGCGCCGTCGCCATGACCATGACCCCGATCGTCCCTGACTTCGAGGCTCGGCCCACCTCCCACGGTCGAGACCCCGACCACACGACCGGCGAAGTGGGTCTGGCCGCGCACTGGCTGAAGCGGATGCTGCACACGGCGTTCCTGTACAAGGCCAAGGCCTACCCGCTGTGGTATCTCATCCCGGAATGA
- a CDS encoding ABC transporter permease, with product MRRHDMRGRIEGLGWGILGVLAIVLIWEGYKFLGPADGVTIGAVEGQTGSGFMILPRTHDRAMPHVWDMLARLVAPTSGGDTPPLVATVAIAALTTLGIATVGWVLGVIVGGALALVMQRWQLLEWGLLPWIVVSQTVPLIAFAPVINAIGNQIDRGGTSWPQWLSVAVIASYLAFFPVAIGALRGLEAPDRIHVDLMRTYAVGYWATLRHLRLPAAVPHLLPALRLAAANAVLGVVVAEVSIGMRGGIGRMLIQLAGQASSDPAAPWGPIFGAIALGLIAAGSVALIGVGLHRYRRGEATA from the coding sequence GTGAGGCGGCACGACATGCGGGGGCGGATCGAGGGGCTCGGGTGGGGCATCCTCGGCGTGCTGGCGATCGTCCTCATCTGGGAGGGCTACAAGTTCCTCGGTCCCGCCGACGGTGTCACGATCGGCGCTGTCGAGGGTCAGACCGGTTCCGGATTCATGATCCTGCCGCGAACGCACGATCGCGCCATGCCTCACGTGTGGGACATGCTCGCACGACTTGTCGCTCCCACCAGCGGCGGCGACACCCCGCCCCTGGTCGCGACCGTCGCGATCGCCGCACTCACAACCCTCGGGATCGCGACGGTCGGGTGGGTGCTCGGCGTCATCGTGGGCGGTGCGCTGGCCCTGGTCATGCAGCGCTGGCAGCTGCTGGAGTGGGGCCTGCTGCCGTGGATCGTCGTGAGTCAGACGGTCCCCCTTATCGCGTTTGCACCCGTCATCAACGCGATCGGCAACCAGATCGATCGCGGCGGCACAAGCTGGCCGCAGTGGTTGTCGGTCGCCGTCATCGCTTCGTATCTGGCGTTCTTCCCTGTCGCGATCGGGGCCCTGCGCGGCCTGGAGGCACCCGACCGCATCCATGTCGACCTGATGCGCACCTATGCCGTCGGCTACTGGGCCACCCTGCGCCACCTTCGGCTGCCCGCTGCGGTGCCTCACCTGCTGCCGGCCCTGCGACTCGCCGCCGCGAACGCCGTGCTCGGGGTCGTCGTCGCGGAGGTCTCGATCGGGATGCGGGGCGGAATCGGACGGATGCTGATCCAGCTCGCCGGTCAAGCCTCCAGCGACCCGGCCGCCCCGTGGGGGCCGATCTTCGGCGCCATCGCGCTCGGGCTGATCGCAGCTGGCTCGGTCGCCCTGATCGGCGTGGGTCTGCACCGCTACCGACGAGGAGAGGCCACCGCATGA
- a CDS encoding 2-phosphosulfolactate phosphatase: MPSPLDQGRYQVRLEWGPAGRDRLAPAQVTVIVDVLADADSAADQIAEKAAAAGSVVLRGGLRNASAIGEAVLAEQHRRAERTSIAVIACGGADADGARFAVEDLLGAGAVIDALAARGIDHTSPEAAAACEAFRGLRPAVRHLLTASGTGQAWLDAGRRDEVLAAASVDADSPA; this comes from the coding sequence ATGCCGTCACCGCTGGATCAGGGTCGTTATCAGGTACGTCTCGAGTGGGGACCCGCGGGCCGCGACCGCCTGGCACCGGCGCAGGTCACCGTGATCGTTGACGTCCTCGCCGACGCGGACTCCGCTGCCGACCAGATCGCCGAGAAAGCGGCGGCGGCGGGTAGCGTCGTGCTGCGCGGAGGGCTTCGGAACGCCTCAGCGATCGGTGAGGCCGTGTTGGCCGAGCAGCATCGGCGAGCCGAGCGCACGAGCATCGCCGTGATCGCCTGCGGCGGGGCGGATGCCGACGGCGCGCGGTTCGCCGTCGAGGACCTTCTCGGTGCCGGAGCAGTCATCGACGCGCTCGCGGCGCGCGGTATCGACCACACCTCGCCCGAGGCTGCCGCGGCATGTGAGGCGTTCCGGGGACTTCGTCCGGCGGTGCGCCATCTGCTGACGGCCAGCGGGACCGGGCAGGCTTGGCTTGACGCCGGACGCCGCGATGAGGTTCTCGCCGCGGCCTCGGTGGATGCCGATTCGCCCGCTTAG
- a CDS encoding ABC transporter permease translates to MSLRASTLSARPLPGWVRVAAPVGVGILGLAAWILYVDVAASAPRMLPSPVAIVQEFVAHSDIIAEAMAVTATNALIGLVVGSLVAIALAALAAAIRPFDGMLAPLVAALAVIPIVAITPVLNTMFGASSQFGRQAVAGLAAFIPVFINVLRGLRQSRPVHRDLFRASAASPGQTFRLLTLPTALPYLMTGLRIASSLAVIAALVAEYFGGPANGIGTAIATYAKSGRAALAWAFVLGGIIIGLAFFLVTSLLERLSTRRMPV, encoded by the coding sequence ATGAGCCTGCGCGCCAGCACGCTGTCAGCACGCCCCCTGCCGGGGTGGGTGCGCGTGGCAGCGCCGGTCGGGGTCGGCATCCTCGGCCTTGCCGCCTGGATCCTGTATGTCGATGTGGCTGCCTCGGCACCACGCATGCTGCCGAGCCCCGTCGCGATCGTGCAGGAGTTCGTCGCGCACAGCGACATCATCGCGGAGGCGATGGCGGTCACTGCCACGAACGCGCTCATCGGTCTCGTGGTCGGCTCGCTCGTCGCGATTGCGCTGGCGGCGCTTGCCGCCGCGATTCGCCCGTTCGACGGGATGCTCGCACCGCTCGTCGCCGCGCTGGCGGTGATCCCGATTGTCGCGATCACCCCGGTGCTCAACACGATGTTCGGCGCATCCAGCCAGTTCGGTAGGCAGGCCGTCGCCGGGCTTGCCGCCTTCATCCCCGTCTTCATCAACGTGCTGCGCGGGCTGCGTCAGAGCAGGCCCGTGCACCGCGATCTGTTCCGGGCCTCTGCAGCATCACCGGGTCAGACCTTCCGGCTGCTGACCCTGCCGACCGCGCTGCCCTACCTCATGACAGGCCTGCGGATCGCGAGCTCCCTGGCGGTCATCGCAGCGCTCGTGGCCGAGTACTTCGGCGGGCCCGCCAACGGTATCGGCACCGCGATCGCGACGTACGCCAAGTCGGGACGCGCTGCCCTGGCCTGGGCTTTCGTGCTGGGCGGAATCATCATCGGCCTCGCCTTCTTCCTGGTCACCTCGCTTCTGGAGCGTTTGTCGACCCGAAGGATGCCGGTCTGA
- a CDS encoding ABC transporter ATP-binding protein: MKITTTQMGLAARVENLGKTYGTGSGAVRALDDVTVGIRRGEFTAIMGPSGSGKSTLMHIMAGLDAPTAGRVWIGDTDITDLGDLELTILRRRRVGFVFQSFNLVPTLDALGNILLPFDLDGRAPSVLERSRIDGLIDALGLRSRLNHRSHELSGGQQQRVAIARALATAPDLLFADEPTGNLDSRSGREVLALLAEASRTRGQSIAMVTHDPVAASHADRVLFLGDGRLVADKPAQTAEQISAHMLAADAGGLERETERTGVEA, translated from the coding sequence ATGAAGATCACCACGACGCAGATGGGCTTGGCTGCCCGCGTAGAGAACCTCGGCAAGACGTATGGCACCGGGAGCGGAGCGGTCAGGGCGCTCGATGACGTCACAGTCGGCATCCGTCGCGGCGAGTTCACCGCGATCATGGGTCCGTCCGGCTCGGGCAAGTCGACCCTCATGCACATCATGGCGGGGTTGGATGCCCCCACCGCAGGACGGGTCTGGATCGGTGACACCGACATCACCGACCTCGGCGATCTGGAACTCACGATCCTGCGCCGGCGCCGCGTCGGGTTCGTGTTCCAGTCCTTCAACCTCGTTCCCACCCTGGATGCCCTGGGCAACATCCTGCTTCCGTTCGACCTCGACGGTCGGGCACCGAGCGTGCTGGAACGCTCCCGCATCGACGGACTCATCGATGCTCTCGGGCTTCGATCGCGCCTGAATCACCGGTCGCACGAGCTCTCGGGTGGCCAGCAGCAGCGTGTTGCTATCGCCCGCGCCCTGGCTACCGCGCCCGATCTGTTGTTTGCCGACGAGCCGACCGGAAACCTCGACTCGCGCTCGGGTCGTGAGGTCCTCGCGCTCCTGGCCGAAGCAAGCCGAACCCGCGGACAGTCCATCGCGATGGTCACGCACGATCCCGTCGCGGCAAGCCACGCCGATCGCGTCCTGTTCCTCGGCGACGGACGTTTGGTGGCCGACAAGCCCGCACAAACCGCTGAGCAGATCTCGGCACACATGTTGGCAGCTGACGCCGGTGGCCTCGAGCGTGAGACAGAGCGCACGGGGGTAGAGGCATGA
- a CDS encoding nitrilase-related carbon-nitrogen hydrolase, with the protein MTTVRAAITQTTWTGDKASMLDKHEQFARDAASDGAQVVCFQELFYGPYFGITQDKKYYRYAEPVDGPIVQRFAAVAKELGTVMVLPIYEEAQTGVYYNTAVLVDADGTVLGSYRKNHIPHVEKFWEKFYFRPGNLGYPVFDSAVGKVGMYICYDRHFPEGWRELGLNGAHMVFNPNATKPGLSNRLWEVEGPCAAVANGYFVLQPNRVGREDNEYGDEAVSFYGTSQVIDPRGNFVGALGSSEHEEVLIRDLNLDMVQEMRDDWQFYRDRRPDSYEGISAP; encoded by the coding sequence ATGACGACGGTAAGAGCGGCCATCACGCAGACCACGTGGACCGGCGACAAGGCATCCATGCTCGACAAACATGAGCAGTTCGCCCGGGATGCAGCATCCGACGGCGCACAGGTCGTGTGCTTCCAGGAACTCTTCTACGGCCCGTACTTCGGCATCACGCAAGACAAGAAGTACTACCGCTACGCCGAACCGGTCGACGGTCCCATCGTGCAGCGCTTTGCGGCAGTGGCGAAGGAGCTCGGCACCGTCATGGTGCTGCCGATCTACGAGGAGGCCCAAACCGGGGTCTACTACAACACGGCAGTGCTGGTAGATGCCGACGGCACGGTGCTCGGCAGCTACCGCAAGAACCACATCCCGCACGTCGAGAAGTTCTGGGAGAAGTTCTACTTCCGGCCCGGCAACCTCGGCTACCCGGTCTTCGACTCTGCCGTCGGAAAGGTCGGCATGTACATCTGCTACGACCGCCACTTCCCGGAGGGGTGGCGCGAGCTGGGCCTGAACGGCGCACACATGGTCTTCAACCCCAACGCCACCAAGCCGGGGCTGTCCAACCGGCTCTGGGAGGTCGAAGGGCCGTGCGCTGCCGTGGCCAACGGCTACTTCGTGCTTCAGCCCAATCGCGTGGGTCGCGAAGACAACGAGTACGGCGACGAGGCGGTGAGCTTCTACGGCACGAGCCAGGTCATCGACCCGCGGGGGAATTTCGTCGGCGCCCTCGGCTCCAGCGAGCACGAAGAAGTCCTCATCCGCGACCTGAACCTCGACATGGTCCAGGAGATGCGCGACGACTGGCAGTTCTACCGCGATCGCCGCCCCGACAGCTACGAAGGGATCTCTGCGCCATGA